The DNA sequence GCGCAGGCGCCTTGGTCGTAAAATCGTACCAGCCGGTGGCCTTGAGCGCCGTCTGCCAAATCGGGGAGGACAGGTCGGCCTCAAGCGGCGGCGGCGAGACCGCTCGAACCGCAGTGAAGTGCGCGTTGTGATCGGTCGACGCATCGGCGGGGACGATCGTCGCGAGAACTGCGAGACCCAGAATAGCGGCGGCGCATGCGCGTCGGAAAATCATGATAGCCAGCCTACCAAAGAATTAATAGTTATGTTTCGTGGCGGCCGTCAAACTTGCATCAAAATTCCGGCAATGGACGGCAGCGGGTCCGTCGAACTTCAGGCCATGCCGGCCGATCCGGACCTTGTTAGCCGCCGTTCGCCGGTGCCGCCTTCGGGCACCGTCGCTTTTTTGTTTTCGGATATCGAAGGCAGCACGGCTCGTTGGGAGGCCGGCCGGGACGCAATGCAGTCGGCGGTGCATCGGCACGACACCCTGATGCGCTCGGCGATCGAAGCGCATCGAGGATACGTCTTCAAGACCGTCGGCGATGCGTTCTGCGCGACGTTCGCAAGGGCGCGAGACGCGCTGGAAGCGGCATTATACGCCCAGCGAACCCTGGCGGCAGTCGACTGGTCCGCCGTGAAGGGCCTGCGCGTGCGCATGGCGATCCACGTCGGCGACGCCGACGAACGCTCCGGCGATTACTTTGGTCCCGCGGTCAACCGCGTCGCTCGATTGTTGGCTACCGGGCACGGCGGGCAGGTACTGCTCTCCGCAATCGCAGCCGAACTCATCGAGGGGACGCTCGAGCCGGAGATCGCCCTGCGGCCGTTGGGCGTGTTTCGCCTGAAGGATCTCACGACGCCCGAACGTGTCTATCAGCTGATCGCGCCCGGCTTGCAATCGGAGTTCAAGGCGCTGCGATCGCTCGATGCCGTCCCCAACAATCTGCCTCGCCAAAGCACGAGCTTCATTGGGCGCGGCGACGACATCGACTGCATCAAAGAGCTGCAGCGCAGTGCCCCCCTCGTGACGATCGCCGGTACCGGAGGCGTCGGCAAGACGCGGCTCGCGCTTCAAGTCGCGGCCGAGCTGCTCGACGATATGGACGGCGGCGCGTGGTTCGTCAATCTGGCGCCGGTCGCCGATCCCGCGATCGTCGCCGGTACGATCGCCGCCGTGCTCGGAGTCTCGCAGCATGTCGACCGGCCGCCGCTCGACGCGCTCCTGGACTATCTGAAGGATCGCCGCCTGCTGCTGGTCTTCGACAACTGCGAGCACGTCGTTGCGGAGGCCGCGCGAATCGCGGCGGCGATTCTCGAATGCGCCTCGCAAGTAACGATACTCGCAACCAGCCGGGAAGCGCTCAACGTCGGCGGAGAACGCGTCTATCGCGTATCGCCGTTGCCCGATCGCGAAAGCCTGCGGCTCTTCGTCGAGCGCGCGCAGACGGCAAGCCCCGGGTTCTCGCTCGACGATTCGAACGATGCAAAGGTAGCGGAGATCTGCGGTCACCTCGATGGGATCGCGCTCGCCATCGAACTTGCGGCATCGCGCTTGCGCACGCACTCGCTCGACGATCTTTCGCGGCGTATCGAGGAGCGATTTCGCGTGCTGCGCGGCGGCGATCGCGCCGCGCAGCCGCGCCACCAAACGCTCTGGGCATTGATCGACTGGAGCTACGAACTGCTGGACGACACCGATCGGAGCTTCTTTCGCCACCTGGCCGTTTTTACGGGCGGATTCACGCTCGCGGCCGCCGCGGCGGTCTGCGAGAACGACGCACTCGACGAATGGGCCGCGCTCGATCTCCTCTCATCGCTGGTCGACAAATCGCTCGTCGTTGCCGACGCCGGCGAGGCGCCTCACCGCTATCATCTGCTGGAATCGATCCAGCGATACGCGCGCGAGCGGGTCGACAAGTCGGGCGAGAGCCGCTGGCTTTCGCAATGCCATGCCGAATTTTTTTCCGGCCTCGCGGGCGCCGCCTACGCAGAGTGGGATATCGCCCCCGGACCCGGCTGGCTCGCCGCATTGCGGCCCGAACTCGATAACTTTCGATCCGCTCTCGCGGCGACGCTGGAGCGAGACCGCGACGGTGCGCTGGGCGCGCAGATGGCGGCGGACGTCGTGCCCATTTTCATGCGGCTCTCGCTATTGCGCGAGGCGATCGGCTGGTGTGAAAAAGCTCTCGAGTCGCGGCCCACCGTGGATCGCGCGATCGAAGCCCGATTACGGTACGGCCTCTCGATGCTCTACAACAATCAGATGGATCTGCGCAAAGCGCTGGAAAACGTCGAGCGATCGGTCGCGCTTTATCGCCAAACGAACGACGCTCGCGGCCTGACGCGCGCGCTCTCGCAATTGGCGCAACAGTACGGGCGCCAAGCTCGCTACGGCGAAGCCGCCGCGCTCGCCATCGAGGCGCTCGCGCGCGCCCGCGAAACGGGTGACCGGCGCTTACTAGCCGCGACGTTGCAGCGCTGCGCTTTTTCACTGGGAGCCGACGATATCGAAACGGCCCGCGCGCAGTTTGCCGAAAGCGTCGCGCTATTTCGCGATCTCGGCCGCGACGACGAAACGGGACGCGCCCTCCTTTGGTGGGCCGACTCCGAAAGCGTCGCCGGCTGTTTCGCACGGGCGATCGATCTCTCAAACGAAGCGCTGCAGATCGTCGGCCCCGCCGAAAAGCCGTTCGTACTCTCGAACGCAGCCGGCTACGGGCTTGCCCTTGGCGACTACGAACGCGCTGCGGGCATCGTGCGCGAAGCGTTTGCTTTAGCTGCCGGCATCTCGCATCCGATTCTCACGTCGCTTGCGATCGCATACCTCGCGGTGCTCGCGAACCGTAGCGATCCGCTTGGTGCGGCGCGACTATTCGGCTA is a window from the Candidatus Baltobacteraceae bacterium genome containing:
- a CDS encoding adenylate/guanylate cyclase domain-containing protein encodes the protein MPADPDLVSRRSPVPPSGTVAFLFSDIEGSTARWEAGRDAMQSAVHRHDTLMRSAIEAHRGYVFKTVGDAFCATFARARDALEAALYAQRTLAAVDWSAVKGLRVRMAIHVGDADERSGDYFGPAVNRVARLLATGHGGQVLLSAIAAELIEGTLEPEIALRPLGVFRLKDLTTPERVYQLIAPGLQSEFKALRSLDAVPNNLPRQSTSFIGRGDDIDCIKELQRSAPLVTIAGTGGVGKTRLALQVAAELLDDMDGGAWFVNLAPVADPAIVAGTIAAVLGVSQHVDRPPLDALLDYLKDRRLLLVFDNCEHVVAEAARIAAAILECASQVTILATSREALNVGGERVYRVSPLPDRESLRLFVERAQTASPGFSLDDSNDAKVAEICGHLDGIALAIELAASRLRTHSLDDLSRRIEERFRVLRGGDRAAQPRHQTLWALIDWSYELLDDTDRSFFRHLAVFTGGFTLAAAAAVCENDALDEWAALDLLSSLVDKSLVVADAGEAPHRYHLLESIQRYARERVDKSGESRWLSQCHAEFFSGLAGAAYAEWDIAPGPGWLAALRPELDNFRSALAATLERDRDGALGAQMAADVVPIFMRLSLLREAIGWCEKALESRPTVDRAIEARLRYGLSMLYNNQMDLRKALENVERSVALYRQTNDARGLTRALSQLAQQYGRQARYGEAAALAIEALARARETGDRRLLAATLQRCAFSLGADDIETARAQFAESVALFRDLGRDDETGRALLWWADSESVAGCFARAIDLSNEALQIVGPAEKPFVLSNAAGYGLALGDYERAAGIVREAFALAAGISHPILTSLAIAYLAVLANRSDPLGAARLFGYARARLGELDWQPVASDARIQDDLVDSLRRSLDERELQACFAEGAGWPEEQALAQAAAV